Within the Planctomycetia bacterium genome, the region GTAAACGAGTGTACCGACGCCGATGCCCTCGTATTTGAAGTCAAACTCGATCGTGTGCTTGCCGGGCGTGAGCGCGGCCGGCCCTTCCCACTTGAGTCGTTCGAGGTCCAGCAGGTTCCACAGGAAAACCGGTTTCCCCTTGAGCAGATAAAAGCCGTAGCCCGCAAATCGCCCGCCCGAAGTCAGCATCATTCCCTCGGCGCCGTTGGCCGGCACTTCGATTTCGGCGGTGATGGTGTAGCTGGTGTTCAGCAGTAGCGGCGAGTCGCCTTGCGGCAGACCAACCATCGGCCGCGTATAAACGAACTCGGTGCGCCCGGCAGCGATGTTCGGGCGTGGCGCGATGACGCGCGCCGCTACGGATGCATTCAGCGGCAGGACCTGGTATTTCTTCGCTTCGACGAGGAATTTCTCCCGCAGTTCCTGGACCTTCTCAGGGTATTTCGCCGCCAAGTCCTCGCTCTGGCTGAAGTCCTTGTTCAGGTCGAACAGCTGGAATACTTGGTTATTCAGCGGATCTGAGTTGGCCGCGCCAAAGGCTTCCCAAGGCGCACGATCCACCTTGGTGCTCAGGAACCAGCCGTCGTCATACAGCGCATACTGGCCCATCATCTCGAAGTATTGCGTCTTGTGCTGGCTCGGCGCCTTGGCGTTTGCCGCGTCGAAGGTGTAGGCGAAGCTCGTGCCTTCGATCGGCTTTTGCTTGATCCCGTCCACCACCTCGGGCGCGTTGATTCCTGCGGCCTCCAGGATTGTCGGCACGACGTCAATGACGTGCAGAAACTGCTCGCGCAGGCCTCCCTTGTCCTTGATGCGCGCCGGCCACGACACGACCATGTTTTGGTTGACGCCGCCGAGTTGCGAGGCGTTTTGCTTGAACCATGAGAACGGCGCGTCGAACATCCACGACCATCCGGCCGACATGTGGTTGTAGGTCTGCTCGGTGCCCCAGACATCGTAGAATTTCATCTGGTCTTCCACCAGCACGGAGACGCCGTTGAAGAACGCCACTTCGTTGGGCGTGCCGAGCGGGCCATCCTCGTCGCGAACGCCAAGCTGCAATCGGCCGAAGCGACCGTGAAGTTGGCAGAGGCGGGCGTTGCGCGTACGGAGGCCGATTACGCGGACGCGGCGTCAGAGTACGATCGCATGCAGCGCCTGGCCCGTGATCAATCCGTTACCAAGAAGTTGGAGGAGGAATCGCTTCAGCAGTTCCGGGCCAGCAACGCGGCGCGACAAGAAGCGGCCGCGAAAGTGACGTCCGCCACGGCAGGCATTGCGGAAGCCAAGGCCCAGTTAGAACAAGCCCAGGCCGATCTTACCGCCGCCGAAGCGAAGCGGACGATGGCCAACGCGAAGCTGGCTCGCCAGCAAACCATGGTCGACTATCTGGAACTGAAAGCACCCTACGACGGCGTTGTCACCGCCAGGAACATTGATACCGGTCATTTTCTGGCTGGTACTGGCGTTAAGCCGCTCCTCGCCGTGGCTCGCACCGATCGCGTCCGTGTCTTCGTGGATGTCCCCGAGGCTGAAGCGCCGCTCGTCACGACCGGCGATGCCGGCGATCCAGCAACCGTCCAAGTTCAATCGCTCGCGGGCAAGGCGTTTACAGGGAAAGTGACGCGTTCGGGCTGGGCGCTCGATGCTTCCAATCGCTCACTACGCATCGAGATTGACCTGCCGAACACGGATGAAGTCCTTCGCCCCGGCATGTACGCCAGCGTGCAAGTTGTCTTGGATGAGCGAGCGAACACGACTACATTGCCGATTGCTGCCGTGACTTCGGGCGCCGAACCGTACTGTTACGTCGTCGAGTCGGGCAAGCTGCGTAAGACAACGATCACTCTGGGACTTCGTTCAGGCGATGAAGTGGAAGTGCTCGATGGCGTTCGCGAGGGCGAGGTCGTTGTGCTCACGGGCGTCGGCGGCCTCCAAGATGGCCAAGCGGTGCAAGTCCTTCCGGCAGGATGAGATTCGCCCATGTCCTGTGTATTGGTGGTTGAGGACCAAGATAGGTTGCGCGCCAATCTGATGCACGTCCTGAGCGAAGCTGGCTACGAGATCACGGGCGTCCGCACGGGTGAAGAAGCGATTGAGTCCACTGCATCGCACACTTTCGATGCCGTGATCTTGGACCTGTCCTTGCCTGGGCGTGACGGCTTGTCCGTGTTGGCCGAGTTCCGAGCGGCGGGATCCCGTGCACCGGTCTTGATCCTCTCCGCTCGCGATTCGATCGATGATCGCGTCATCGGCCTCGATACGGGGGCGGATGACTATCTCTTGAAACCGTTCGCACATGCGGAATTCTTGGCCAGACTACGCGCCCTGTTGCGGCGCTGTTCAACAAGTAACGACCTGATATTTCGATGCAGCGACCTTGAACTGTCGTTGCGCGGTCGCCGGGTCACGCGAGCTGGGTGCGACGTGACGCAAAGCCAGCGTGAGTTCGATTTATTGGAATACTTGTTGCGGCATAAGAACGCCCATGTCACGCGTGACATGCTGGCCGGCGGGGACGATGACCAGGCGCGCGGTCTCGCGGAAGGCAGACCGCAATTCCGCGCACCCGATTAGAGCCTGACCAGCTGCCAGTCATCGCAAACCAAGCTGCCCAGCTCGCGGTGATGGCGTTCGATCACCTGCTGCGTGGGGCATTCGGGCTCGTACCAGTCGACTTGATAGTCTTCGCCGGCGACGGGATGAATCCAGGCGGAGAACCATCGTACCAATAGGTGTCGAGCGCCAAGTTGATGTTCGAATGCCCCAGCCGCTCCTGGACGACCTTCGGATGCACACCTTTCGTCAGCAGCAGTGACGCCGAGGTGTGCCGTAGATCGTGGAACCGCATGTCGGAAAGGCCGGCGCGCTTCAGGATCAGCTTGAACGACCGACGGGTGATGTTGTTCCGGCGAATTGTGTTGCCGGCATCGTGAAGCCCAGGGCTCATTTTTTCCTCTTGAACGTGTAGTCCATGTACTTAAAGTCCTTGCGCGCCGCCGTCCGGGTATCGACGAACCAGACCTCCATTACGAACTCCTCCGGCCCGCGCAAATCCAGCACATGCACAAACTCCTTGGTGTGCCCGAGCGCCTTCATCACCGGGTCATCGTCTGTGCCCGACATCCGGATTTTCCCGCTCTTGGCGTCCCGTTGACCTTGGGAGGTTACGAAGTATGTGCCGAAACTATCCATCGCGATCAATGTATGGCGCTGATGCCGCGAGTCGAAGCCGGCAGTGAACATGCCCTCCGTCGCGTCCGCCTTGCCTTGGGCCTGATACTCTACCTGGAGAAACCGCCCGCCCACCGTCATCCGGCTCTCCGCCGTGCCTTGGTACTTAATCGCCGACGCACCAGAACCCATACTGACGGTCACGTCCCAAGTTCCGGCTTAACGCGCAAGGGCTCCATGCTCAGTTCCGGGCTTGGTTAGCTTTAGTTGATCCTCTGCGGAGGGCGGCTTCGCCTCCTGTGCGGCGAGCACAACGGTGAGCATCAGACCCAGCGCGAATGTAGGGAGCATGTAATGATGTTTCATAATCTGTGTGTAGATTCCAGACTGTGGGAGCGTCTAGTTGCCTTCGCGCTTTAACTCAAAGCGTCGGGGGCTGCCGCCCTTGGTGAAGCCGATCGTGGCGGAGAGGCCACCCTCAGCCGAGAACTCGTACACGATGCGCTGCGGGTAGTCGTGGCGCGGGTTCTCGAACACGGCGCGCGTTCCGCCCAGCTCGGTGAGCACGAACTCGGTCGGCGCAGCGCCGCCGGGCTGCGCGATGTAAACCAGGCCGCCGTCGCGCTCGACGATGCGCAGATACTCGAATGCGGACATCTTGCCGCGCGAGACCGTGCGCGACACGGCGAGCATCGCGCCGCCGAGCGGCGGGCTCCATCGCTCCTCGATCGACGTCGCACCATTCGTGTCCCTCGTTCCGGCCCACGCGCCGGCCAGCCACGCCATATCGCCGATCGCGGCCTTGGCCGGCGCGGGCAGCGCGATGTCCTGGGCGTGGCGGTAAGGCCCCACCGAATTATACCCCTCGGTCGGATCAAACGCGACGCGCACCGGCAGTCCGTCGGCCGTGTGGCGAAACTCCTTCCGGAACGGCCCGGTGCGCGAGTTGTCCGACACGCGCACGAACTCGGTCTCGTACTCGAACGCGCCGTCCTTCCACGCGCCGCGGTATCGCGAGATCTTTGTTGGCTCTTTGACTTCGGTGATCGAGCCGTCGCGCGGATGGAGCGAATCGGCGTGCCGATTGACGCGGTGCAACTCGCGCGCTTGCGCCAACAATGAGAGGAGATTCAAGGCGATCTGGTACGTCAGTTTGACCACGAGTACGGCATCTTTGTGCCGGTGGGGCGGCGCAACATTGATCTGGCCTCACGAGGGGGAGAAGTGATTCTCCGCCAGGCGGTCGAAGGCAACGTCGACCGGCGACTGTTCCGGCCGCCTTCAGTTGTCGCTTAAGCTCTCGTGTTAAGGCACTTGGAGTCGCGTAAGTTGTCCGGCACGTCCTCCTACGATGACAGCGCCGTCAGGCGCCATCGCGATGGCATAAGCGACTCCGTCGATCGCTTTTGCCTCGCGGAGGAGCTCGGCATCCCCGGCACGTACACTGCGCACACGGCCGTCCCAGCAGGCGATGTGGATGACTTCGCCGTTCGCGGACCAGACGGCGGCGGTGGGACGAGAGTCAAGGCGCGCGAGGCGCACCATGCGTCCGATGTTCGGTTGCCAGAAGCGGACGGTGCGGTCCGCGCCGATGGTCGCCACGAGCGACTGCTTCCCGTCCGATGGAGGCCGGACGATGATTGCTTGGACGGCGTCCGTGTGTTGGTTGAGCGATCGCTGGGTAGCGCCGGTTACAGTGTTCCAAAGCAGAATCGTGTTATCTACGCCGGCCGTCAGCGCCGTGTCTTGCGATAGCCATGCGGCGGACAAGACGGCACGCGTATGGCCTGATAGTTCACAACGAGGGCTGAGAGTGTCGGCGTTGATGATCGCGGCGTACCCATTCCCCCCAGCAACAAGGAGTCCGCCGCCGTCCGGCCGCCAGCGTGCGGAGTACAGTACATCCTCGCCAAGGACCGCACGACCGATACGTAATCGTGTCGACCAGTCGAGCAATTCAAGTTCGCCACATTCGCTGGGCGCGCCGCCAGCAACAGCAAGCATCGCGCCGTCCGGAGAAAACGCGACGTCGTGAACATTCGCGAGTTCCGTTGGCAACGCCCCAGCAAGTTCGAGCGACGGCCATGCGCGCAGTGCCAATCCCTGCTGAGAGCCGACAACGAGGATGTTTTCGTTCGGAGCGAAGGCCAGCGCCGTGATCGGCGGCTCCGCGCGTGATGCGGCCGCGCAGAGCGCTAGAAATAGTGCTGCAGTAAGTTGGGGCGCATTCATCCAAGAAGTTCCCGAATCGTCTCGCCGCCTTGATTGATTCTTACCGGACGGCCGTCCTGAGTGTGAAGTTCGGCGTCCGGATCGATGCCCAACAACACGTAAATTGTGCGTGCGAGGTCCACAGGCGTGATCGGCCGTTCCGCTGGGCTTTCGCCGGTGCGATCGCTGGCGCCAACGACTTGCCCGCCCGGAATCCCTGCGCCGGCGAGCGCCATACTGAAAACACGCGGCCAATGATCGCGCCCGCCGCCGGAGTTGAGCTTGGGCGTGCGGCCGAATTCCCCCATGGCAATGACCAGCGTATCGTCAAGCAGCCCGCGCTCATCGAGGTCCGTCACCAGCGCCGCGAACGCCTGGTCGAATGTGGGAATCAGCCCGACGCCGACTTTTGCACCGGCGTAACCTTCTTTGAGCCGCACAACGAGGTTGTCGTGAGTGTCCCAGCCTGGGTTGAACACAGTAACGAACGGAACGCCGAGCTCCACTAAGCGCCGCGCCAGAAGGCAACTTTGACCAAAGGTGCGCGGACCGTACTGCGCCCGCACCGCGTCCGTCTCTGCTTGCAAATGGAAGGCTCGCTTTGCGGATGGCGAGGTCACGAGTTGATAGGCTTGTTCCAAAACAGGATCCAAGTCAGCAGAACTTGCCCGCGATTCAACGCGGGCCTGCAATCGATCTAAATGTGCGACGAACTCTCGCCGTCGAGCCATTCGCTCGCCATCTACGCCGGGAAAGAAGTCGAGGTCTTCCACACGGAAGTCCGCGTCGGCGGGATCGCCACCCGTGTTGAAGGGGCGATGACGTGCGTTCAAGAATCCCACGCCCATCGGAGCAGACGCTCTCGGAATGGCGATGTTCGCCGGCAACTCATGCGCGGCGGCGCGATCGTTCGACAAGACAGCGCCGTAACTGGGATACGTCAGCGCCGGCGAAGGTTTGTAGCCAGTCAGGAGATATTCGTTTGCGAGCCCATGTTCGCCAAGGGGCGATGTCATGGAGCGGATGACGGTGATGCGATCGGCGATCCGTGCCGTGGCAGGCAGAAGTTCGCTGACACGCAAGCCCGGCGTCGCGGTAGCGATCGACGCAAAGGGCCCGCGCACTTCGCGCGGCGCGTCAGGTTTGACGTCGAACGTCTCCAGATGACTGGGGCCGCCGTCGAACCAGAGCAGAATGCAGGATTTCGCGCGGGGGCGCGAATGGCCTGCCATTGCCCGACCGCGTAGCAACGACGGGATCAAGCCCAGGCCCGCGAGCGCGCCGGCACGCAATAGTGCGCGACGATTCACTCCGTCACAGCGCCGCATGTTGTTACTCACCGCCCAAGGTCGCCTCGCTAATGGTTCGTGTTGAATTCACGACTGTTCAAGAGACTCCAGACGAAATCCTCGCAAACCGCCGCGCGCTCGACGGAATGTTTAACAGACAGCGCACGCATCCAATACTCGCGCTCCGCCGCGCTCGGTAACCTGGCGCATGCTCGGAGATAGAACTCCTCGATGATCGCCTCGTTCGAAGCGTCGGCACGGATGCGCTCGTGCAGCGCCCCGTCATCATTCACGAGCTTGGCGTTCAACAAACGGCCGTTCAACAGATGTAGTCGCGCAGGTAGCCCGCCGCCGCTCGCGTTGCTTGCACAGGCCTCCTGCTGGGAGCACTTGCCCAATGCCGCGAGCGAAGGCGCCGTCGTGCCTGGAGGAATCGCGATCGACCGCGTACCTGGCGGAAGTCCGGGAATTCGTTCCGGGACGCCGGTCACGTCCACGATGGCATCCACCAGCAGTTCCGGTTCCATCGGGCGTTCCAATGCGTGCGAGTAATAGCGATCATCGAACGCATTCTTTTCCGTCGCCGCGCCGCGCTGGTAGGTGTCGCTGAGTGCGATCAGCCGCAATGTAGGGCGCAAGCGATGGCCGTGGGCCGCGAAATCGCCCGCTAAGCGATTCAGCACTTCAGGATGCGTGGCGGGATTCGTGGCGCGCAGATCGTCAATGGGCTCAATGAGTCCACGTCCCAACATCGCGGCCCAGAGTCGATTCGCGATCGCCCTTCCAAAGTAAGGATTCTCCGGCGCGGTCATCCAATCGGCGAATGCCATGCGACCGTCTGACTGCGGATCGAGGTCCGCGAAGCCAGGAATCCTTGGCTTCGCCGGTTCGCCAGTCCGTGGATTGGTCACTGCACCGCGGGCTAGAATCCTCACGATCCGCCCACGGTCCAACCGCGCGAAGATGCCCGCCAGTCCGTGGTAATCGTCCTGAGTCCATTGGTCGAGCGGATGACGATGGCAATTTGCACATTGCAGTCGCACGCCGAGGAAGGCGCGGCTGACGAGCTCCGCCTGACCGCGTGCGTCGCTCGCCGTCCGCGCAAAGTTCGCGGGGCCGACCGAGTGGCTGTCGCCGACGGCGAGAACGAGTTGACGTGCCATGTCGTTCCAAGGTGCGTCGCTCCGAATTTGCTCGGCGATCCAGGCTCGATACGTCGTGTACGCCTCTGGCTCGTTGGCGAACGTACGCGCGCCAAGCCAACCGCTGAGTCGAAACGTCCAATACTCGACGAAGGCATCGCTCTCCAGTAGCCGATCGACGGCAACCACACGTTTTTCAGGGGCTTCGTCCGCCAGGAAAGCGCGCACCGTTTCGACCTCCGGCACGCGCCCGGTGAGGTCAAGCGTCACGCGCCGCAGAAAGCCAGCGTCATCAACGCTTGGCGATGGCGTGATGCGCAACTCGTCCAAAAGTCGGAGGACGCCCTCGTCAATCCAGTTGCTTCCCGGATCCGTTTGAGGGAGCGAATCGATGTCTTGATACGGCAGAGTCATGCTGAGCGGCACGATGCGATCCAAATAGCGCGCGATGATCACGTGCTTTCCCGGGCGAAGCAGTCTCGCGTGTGCGGTCTTGGCATCGATTTCAACCGAGCCAGGATCGTTCGAGGTGAACACCGTCCAGTCCGTGACATCTTCGTGGCTGCCATCGGAAAAAGTGGCTTCCGCGCGTAGCGTCACTTCCGCACCAACCGCAGCAACTTGCAACGTGGTCGGCTCAACGTGAAACCCCACGAGGTGGCGCGCGTTGTCACGGGACGCTCCTTGGCGAATCCACTGCAGAATCCGCTTGGCGCCTGCGCCGTCTGGCTCCAGAGCCATTTCGCCGCCGTGGTTCAACTGACCGGTGGGCTTGGCGATGAGCAGGCTTGTTTCCGGTCGCACGTAGTTGATGCGCCGCCCTTCGAATTCTTGCACGATCGTGGCGTAATCCGTCGCGGGATCCGCACCGAACAGCGACAGGCGAAAGTCCCCGCGTCCGGCCGCTGCGCCATGGCAAGCGCCGGCGTTGCAACCGGCTTTTGTAAGCACCGGAATGATTTCGGTGTCGAAGTCGACCGATCGCTCCGGCGGAGCGCCGATGGCCATGGTGAGCAACAGCGCCATCGCGTTCATGGCTGCCGCTCACTCGATTGCGGCTCGCCATATTCCTTCGCCCACTTTTCCAAATAGCGCTGCGCCGTCGGCGTGCCGTAGTTGGAGAGTTTGCCGGCGCTGATGATTGTATTCGCGATGCGGCCCACTTCCCGTCGGGCGGCATCTTCAGTTTCGACGTATATCTCCAGCGCTTTCGCAGCGCGATCCACTTCTTCTTCGCTCGCGTCGCGTTGAATGACTGGCCGCAGCAAGCCGCGCAGCTTGTCCATATCCGCGTCTCCGGCCGGAGGCCGCATGGCGCCCGCGCCGAGCAGCGTTTCGAGCGGCGGCGCCGTACCGCCGGCAACGCGCACCACTTCGTCCAGAATCTTCGGCAGGTCCGCTTGCAAGCTCGGTTGCACGAGTGCGAAGTTCGCGGTCACCTTGCCTTCGTTGCCGACAAGAATCGTCAGCGTCACGTTGCGGTTCAGACCGTAAGCGCCTGGACCTTCTTTGCCGTCAAGCGAAATCCCCACGCGGGCGTCGGGCGCCAGGGCGTGCCGGATGCGCTTCAACGTATTTTCGGCTTCGGTGGCGTCGGCATCGAGCCAGACGATTCCGGTCGTAAGCCCGTCTTTTGCGCGGCTTGACGTGTAAGAAGTCAACGTTCGCGTCAAGGCGATCGAAGGCCGGTTTACGTCATGCACGAAGACCAGCACGATCGGCTTTCCGGCCGCTTCGGCAATGAAGTCAAACTCCTTGCCGGCGTCGTCGTCGAACACGCCGCGCACCGTGAACGGCGCGAGCGTCTCGCCCGCCTGTGGCCCGGAATAAACGCGCTCTTCCGTAGACTCAGCATTTGCCGGCGCGGCCTCCGCGCGGTCAGCAGGCGGCTGATGCTGGAGCGCATTGTCCAATCGGCGTCTCAGGCGCTCGAAACGATCTTCCGGCACCAGCTTCCGCAACTCGACCTGCAGATGGCGATAATTCGCCAACAGATCGCCTTGCAGCGTAACAATTTCCTTCTCAAGGCGATCGATCGTCCCCACGTCCAGCGTATAGTTCGCGTATGCGGCGGCGAGCTCCGTTTGGCGATCGAGCAACGCCTGCTTTAACCGCGCCGCGTCGGATTGCGATTGCTTCGCCAGGTCCGCGACTGCTGAGCGCTGCGCGTCGCTCAGCGGGGCCGGCTCCGCCGCCAGTGCCGTGGCCACCACCAGCGCCACGACAAGTGGGTTTCCCATTAGTGTGTTTCCTGCGCCAAGTGTTGCAGCGATTCCGCGTACGCGGCCTGTTGTTGATTCAATACGTCGAACGATTCCACGGGCGGCGGCGTGAACAACGCCGCCAATGCTCGCGCTTCCTCTCGCGAGAAGGCGATTTCGCGCGGCACGGCGGTGGGCGTTTCGCGCTGAAACGCCCACCAGCCGACTGCCCCTGCCGCGAATAAGATCATGGTCACAGTCATGGTCCGCGCGACGTTCGCGCGGCGCAAGCGCCGTCGAACCACCGGGGCTAAATCCCGGCAGGCAGGCATCGGCGCGGCCTGCAATGCGCTTCGCAGCCAGCGGTCTTCGTCGTCAATCGTCGCCACGATTCAACCCATGTTCCTGCAATGTTTCACGCAGCCGCTTCCGGGCGCGGAACAGTCGCATCTTCAGCGTTTCGGTCTTGATGCCCAGGATCGACTCAATTTCCGCCAGCGGCAATTCCTCGTAGTAGTACAACTGTACGAGCGCCCGGTCCTCAGGGGACAATTCGCCGAGCGCCCGCGCGACAACCTCGGCTTGGAGCGCCGCCTGATCGCGACGTTCGGCCAGTTGGCTGGGATTCGTTCCGTCAGCGTTCTCTTCCCGCGCAAACCAACGCATCCGTCGCCACCAGCGTCGCCGGCCGCGTAGTAAGTCAAGCGTCGTTCGCGTGGCAAGTTGGTAAATCCAGGTGCTGGCGGTCGCATCGCCGCGCCATTGCCCCGACTTTCGCCAGACCTTGGTAAACACTTCCACCGCGACCTCTTCCGCCAACGAAGTGTCTCCCGTCATGCGCCAAGCGAGTCGCACCACCGGCTGCTGGAAATGTGCGACCAGCCGCTCGAGCGCAGCCGTGTCCCCTCGCTGGCAGTCCCGTAGCGCCTGGTCGCAGTCAAATTCCGCCACGCAGTATCCGGTCCGTGCTTCATTGCCAAGTTCGACGCCACACGTCGCCCGTCGGTAACCGGATTCCGTTGGGAAATCTCCGAAACGCCGGCGGCCGAGGCCCAGTATCGATTGTATCCGCTTGCTCCGACAAGATTTGCCGCGTCCCATGTAGCCAGCGACGCGCTTCAGATTCGCGGAGAAATTAAACGTCATTTTGTGGGCGTCGATCTTGATTTGCGTGGGGGGTTGGGCCGAAAATGCAGTTTGCAAATGGAAACAGCGGTAACGGAGAAAAGGCCATGTCACAGTCGCGCTGGGTCGCGGCGTTCGCAGTGTTTTCCTGCTTTCTGCAAGCGCCGGCGACGGGTCGTTCCGAGACGACGATGGCGCCGTTCACGCTCACGGCGCTCGACGGCACGTCCGTTGCCGTGCCCGCTGCCATGGACGGCGAGTTCACCGTTGTTTGTTTCCTGGGGACGGAGTGCCCTTTGGCCCGGCTCTATGCTCCGAAGTTAAACGAGTTGGCCGAGGCGTTTGCGCCCCGCAATGTCCGATTCGTAGGCATCGACAGCAATTGCCAGGACTCCGCCGAAGATCTGCAAACATTCCGTGACGAGTTTCAGCTTACCATTCCGGTTGCCAAGGACGCGGAGAACGTCATCGCGGACGCCTTTCGCGCCGAGCGGATGTCCGAAGTGTTCGTGCTCGACTCCGCCATGCAGGTACGCTATCACGGCCGCATTGACGATCGCTACCGCCCGGGCGTTTCCCGAACTGTAACGAATGTCCGAAATGATCTGCGGATCGCGCTCGAGGAATTGCTCGCCGGCAACCCGGTGAGCGTGCCGGAAACGGACATGACGGGCTGCCTGATCGGCCGCGTCAAACAACAGCAGGCGGACGCGAAGTATACGTATTGCCGCGATGTCGCGAGGATTCTCCAAAGGAACTGCGTGGAGTGCCACCAAGAGGGCGAGATTGGCCCGTTCGCGTTGACGGACTACGAGGAAGTCGTCGGCTGGGCGGACATGATGGTGGAAGTTGTCGACAACGGTCGGATGCCTCCTTGGCACGCGAGCCCCGAACATGGCGCGTTCGCCAATGCACGGACGATGTCGGAAGCAGACAAACAAGTCCTGC harbors:
- a CDS encoding efflux RND transporter periplasmic adaptor subunit, giving the protein MKLAEAGVARTEADYADAASEYDRMQRLARDQSVTKKLEEESLQQFRASNAARQEAAAKVTSATAGIAEAKAQLEQAQADLTAAEAKRTMANAKLARQQTMVDYLELKAPYDGVVTARNIDTGHFLAGTGVKPLLAVARTDRVRVFVDVPEAEAPLVTTGDAGDPATVQVQSLAGKAFTGKVTRSGWALDASNRSLRIEIDLPNTDEVLRPGMYASVQVVLDERANTTTLPIAAVTSGAEPYCYVVESGKLRKTTITLGLRSGDEVEVLDGVREGEVVVLTGVGGLQDGQAVQVLPAG
- a CDS encoding response regulator transcription factor, which produces MSCVLVVEDQDRLRANLMHVLSEAGYEITGVRTGEEAIESTASHTFDAVILDLSLPGRDGLSVLAEFRAAGSRAPVLILSARDSIDDRVIGLDTGADDYLLKPFAHAEFLARLRALLRRCSTSNDLIFRCSDLELSLRGRRVTRAGCDVTQSQREFDLLEYLLRHKNAHVTRDMLAGGDDDQARGLAEGRPQFRAPD
- a CDS encoding DUF1579 family protein — protein: MTVSMGSGASAIKYQGTAESRMTVGGRFLQVEYQAQGKADATEGMFTAGFDSRHQRHTLIAMDSFGTYFVTSQGQRDAKSGKIRMSGTDDDPVMKALGHTKEFVHVLDLRGPEEFVMEVWFVDTRTAARKDFKYMDYTFKRKK
- a CDS encoding DUF6265 family protein translates to MAQARELHRVNRHADSLHPRDGSITEVKEPTKISRYRGAWKDGAFEYETEFVRVSDNSRTGPFRKEFRHTADGLPVRVAFDPTEGYNSVGPYRHAQDIALPAPAKAAIGDMAWLAGAWAGTRDTNGATSIEERWSPPLGGAMLAVSRTVSRGKMSAFEYLRIVERDGGLVYIAQPGGAAPTEFVLTELGGTRAVFENPRHDYPQRIVYEFSAEGGLSATIGFTKGGSPRRFELKREGN
- a CDS encoding DUF1501 domain-containing protein; protein product: MRRCDGVNRRALLRAGALAGLGLIPSLLRGRAMAGHSRPRAKSCILLWFDGGPSHLETFDVKPDAPREVRGPFASIATATPGLRVSELLPATARIADRITVIRSMTSPLGEHGLANEYLLTGYKPSPALTYPSYGAVLSNDRAAAHELPANIAIPRASAPMGVGFLNARHRPFNTGGDPADADFRVEDLDFFPGVDGERMARRREFVAHLDRLQARVESRASSADLDPVLEQAYQLVTSPSAKRAFHLQAETDAVRAQYGPRTFGQSCLLARRLVELGVPFVTVFNPGWDTHDNLVVRLKEGYAGAKVGVGLIPTFDQAFAALVTDLDERGLLDDTLVIAMGEFGRTPKLNSGGGRDHWPRVFSMALAGAGIPGGQVVGASDRTGESPAERPITPVDLARTIYVLLGIDPDAELHTQDGRPVRINQGGETIRELLG
- a CDS encoding DUF1549 domain-containing protein: MNAMALLLTMAIGAPPERSVDFDTEIIPVLTKAGCNAGACHGAAAGRGDFRLSLFGADPATDYATIVQEFEGRRINYVRPETSLLIAKPTGQLNHGGEMALEPDGAGAKRILQWIRQGASRDNARHLVGFHVEPTTLQVAAVGAEVTLRAEATFSDGSHEDVTDWTVFTSNDPGSVEIDAKTAHARLLRPGKHVIIARYLDRIVPLSMTLPYQDIDSLPQTDPGSNWIDEGVLRLLDELRITPSPSVDDAGFLRRVTLDLTGRVPEVETVRAFLADEAPEKRVVAVDRLLESDAFVEYWTFRLSGWLGARTFANEPEAYTTYRAWIAEQIRSDAPWNDMARQLVLAVGDSHSVGPANFARTASDARGQAELVSRAFLGVRLQCANCHRHPLDQWTQDDYHGLAGIFARLDRGRIVRILARGAVTNPRTGEPAKPRIPGFADLDPQSDGRMAFADWMTAPENPYFGRAIANRLWAAMLGRGLIEPIDDLRATNPATHPEVLNRLAGDFAAHGHRLRPTLRLIALSDTYQRGAATEKNAFDDRYYSHALERPMEPELLVDAIVDVTGVPERIPGLPPGTRSIAIPPGTTAPSLAALGKCSQQEACASNASGGGLPARLHLLNGRLLNAKLVNDDGALHERIRADASNEAIIEEFYLRACARLPSAAEREYWMRALSVKHSVERAAVCEDFVWSLLNSREFNTNH
- a CDS encoding sigma-70 family RNA polymerase sigma factor; amino-acid sequence: MAEFDCDQALRDCQRGDTAALERLVAHFQQPVVRLAWRMTGDTSLAEEVAVEVFTKVWRKSGQWRGDATASTWIYQLATRTTLDLLRGRRRWWRRMRWFAREENADGTNPSQLAERRDQAALQAEVVARALGELSPEDRALVQLYYYEELPLAEIESILGIKTETLKMRLFRARKRLRETLQEHGLNRGDD